A single window of Larimichthys crocea isolate SSNF chromosome XII, L_crocea_2.0, whole genome shotgun sequence DNA harbors:
- the LOC104936148 gene encoding 3-mercaptopyruvate sulfurtransferase: MAKKQNIVSGGAVHVCTPNHLAEVIYASVVAEALQAVCALNMGMQTRALVSAKWLANMLKRNPVGPSLRILDTSWYLPSMKRDGKKEFAQTHIPGASFFDIDECADRTSKFDHMLPSEESFADYVGDLGIGTDSHVVVYDASDFGAFTCTRVWWMFRLFGHPQVSVLNGGFRNWVKEGHPVEGTYTRPEPARFTATTKHRSSWVKSFEDITKNITDQEFQVVDVRPYARFRGKEPEPREGVKPGHIPGSKCMPFFSFVDNDGMMLSTEELKKFFEKSKVDLNKPICGSCGSGVTACHLVLAAHLCGAPEEASVYDGSWYEWFTKAPPEHVVSEAESKL, encoded by the exons atggccaagaaacaaaacattgtgtCTGGTGGAGCTGTTCA TGTTTGCACTCCAAACCACTTGGCGGAGGTAATTTACGCATCAGTTGTCGCTGAGGCTCTGCAGGCTGTCTGTGCTCTGAACATGGGAATGCAAACTCGAGCTCTCGTCTCTGCAAAATGGCTCGCAAACATGCTCAAACGCAATCCGGTCGGACCGAGTTTGCGGATCCTGGACACGTCCTGGTACCTCCCGAGCATGAAGCGAGACGGCAAGAAGGAGTTTGCGCAGACGCACATCCCAGGTGCGTCTTTCTTTGACATCGACGAGTGCGCGGACAGGACGTCCAAGTTTGATCACATGCTCCCCTCAGAGGAGTCCTTCGCAGATTATGTGGGAGATCTTGGCATCGGGACTGACAGCCATGTGGTCGTTTACGACGCCAGTGACTTTGGAGCTTTCACCTGCACCAGGGTTTGGTGGATGTTCCGCTTGTTCGGTCATCCACAGGTGTCGGTGCTGAACGGGGGTTTTAGGAACTGGGTCAAAGAGGGTCATCCAGTGGAAGGGACGTACACCAGACCTGAACCGGCCCGCTTCACCGCCACCACGAAGCACCGCTCCTCCTGGGTGAAGTCATTTGAGGACATTACAAAGAACATAACAGATCAGGAGTTTCAGGTGGTGGATGTGAGACCGTATGCGAGGTTCCGAGGGAAAGAACCAGAACCAAGAGAGG GTGTTAAACCGGGTCACATCCCCGGCTCCAAATGCATGCCTTTTTTCAGTTTCGTCGACAATGACGGCATGATGCTGTCCACggaggaactgaagaagttCTTTGAGAAGTCAAAAGTGGACCTGAATAAGCCGATCTGTGGATCCTGCGGCTCCGGTGTGACCGCCTGTCACTTGGTGCTGGCTGCCCATCTGTGCGGCGCCCCCGAGGAGGCGTCTGTGTACGACGGATCCTGGTATGAGTGGTTCACTAAGGCTCCACCAGAGCATGTGGTCTCTGAGGCCGAAAGCAAGCTTTGA
- the LOC104936149 gene encoding 3-mercaptopyruvate sulfurtransferase — MAAQTRALVSGQWLSDAIRNNLIGPKLRVLDSSWYLPKTKRDPRAEFAQRHIPGSSFFDIDQCSDKSSELDHMLPTSRHFSEYVGDLGIGNDTHVVVYDTSDFGAFSAPRVWWMFRLFGHGLVSVLDGGMKNWLAEGRPVTSEHSKPESREFKATLNQAWVKSYEDVLENIGTKQVQTVDARSAGRFRGTEPEPRDDTLPGHFPGTINMPFPSFMDASGKELGTDQLSKLFKEAGVDLEKPLWATCGSGVTACHVVLAAHLLGHPGVCVYDGSWSEWFKRATPEHIISEGEGKKV; from the exons ATGGCGGCTCAGACCCGGGCTCTGGTGTCGGGACAGTGGCTGTCGGATGCGATCAGAAACAACCTGATCGGACCGAAGCTCCGCGTTCTGGACTCGTCATGGTATCTACCGAAAACCAAACGGGACCCGAGGGCTGAATTTGCGCAGAGGCACATCCCGGGCTCGTCGTTTTTTGACATAGACCAATGCAGCGATAAAAGCTCCGAGCTGGATCACATGCTGCCAACTTCCAGACACTTCTCCGAGTATGTTGGAGATCTGGGCATCGGCAACGACACGCACGTCGTCGTGTACGACACCAGCGACTTCGGGGCGTTCAGCGCGCCCCGCGTCTGGTGGATGTTCCGGCTGTTCGGGCACGGCTTGGTGTCGGTGCTGGACGGTGGGATGAAGAACTGGTTGGCTGAGGGCCGTCCTGTCACATCCGAGCACTCCAAACCGGAGAGCAGAGAGTTCAAGGCGACTCTGAACCAG GCGTGGGTGAAGAGCTATGAGGACGTGCTGGAAAACATCGGCACCAAGCAGGTCCAAACTGTGGATGCAAGGTCTGCAGGGAGGTTCAGAGGAACCGAGCCCGAACCCAGAGATG ACACGCTGCCGGGTCATTTCCCCGGTACCATCAACATGCCGTTCCCGTCTTTCATGGACGCCTCTGGAAAAGAGCTGGGAACTGACCAACTGTCCAAACTGTTCAAAGAGGCCGGGGTGGACCTGGAGAAACCACTGTGGGCTACCTGTGGGTCCGGTGTCACGGCGTGTCATGTTGTTCTGGCTGCTCACCTGCTGGGACACCCCggggtgtgtgtttatgacgGATCCTGGTCTGAATGGTTTAAAAGGGCGACTCCAGAGCACATCATCTCAGAGGGGGAAGGGAAGAAGGTGTGA
- the cimip4 gene encoding testis-expressed protein 33 translates to MTSIGQKDTKPAKTQVRAVESPQVLSLSLPHYVDPGSDSNAHGYHSLGHCLRNNIFPGAPLTWRSLTMDSYISHPLTGWPADPHLWYGHKTDELVQWTERNIMNQKLNMKLTAMEEKKKGTAK, encoded by the exons ATGACCTCAATTGGCCAAAAAGACACCAAACCAGCAAAGACGCAG GTGAGGGCCGTAGAAAGCCCTCAGGTGCTGTCCCTGTCGCTGCCTCATTATGTTGATCCTGGATCAGACTCGAACGCCCACGGTTACCACAGCTTGGGCCACTGTCTTCGCAACAACATATTTCCAG GTGCTCCTTTAACATGGAGGTCCCTCACCATGGACTCCTACATCAGCCACCCTCTGACTGGTTGGCCTGCTGACCCCCATCTCTGGTATGGGCACAAGACAGATGAACTGG tccagtggacagagagaaacatcatGAACCAGAAACTCAACATGAAACTGACAgcgatggaagaaaaaaaaaagggcactGCAAAATGA
- the LOC104936150 gene encoding SUMO-conjugating enzyme UBC9-like produces MSGIALSRLSQERKAWRKDHPFGFVAVPTKNPDGTMNLMNWECAIPGKKGTLWEGGLYKLRMLFKDDYPSSPPKCKFEPPIFHPNVYPSGTVCLSILEEDKDWRPAITIKQILLGIQELLNEPNIQDPAQAEAYTIYCQNRMDYEKRVRAQAKKFAPT; encoded by the exons ATGTCTGGCATCGCTCTGAGCAGATTGTCCCAGGAGCGCAAAGCCTGGAGGAAAGACCACCCGTTT GGTTTTGTCGCCGTGCCGACGAAGAATCCTGATGGGACGATGAACCTGATGAACTGGGAGTGTGCCATTCCCGGGAAGAAAGGA ACCTTGTGGGAGGGCGGACTCTACAAACTCAGAATGTTGTTCAAAGACGACTACCCCTCTTCACCACCCAAAT GCAAGTTTGAGCCACCAATATTTCACCCGAACGTCTACCCATCCGGCACCGTGTGTCTGTCGATcctggaggaggacaaagactGGAGGCCTGCCATCACCATCAAACAG atCCTGTTGGGGATCCAGGAGCTGCTGAACGAGCCCAACATACAAGACCCAGCACAAGCAGAGGCTTACACAATTTactg TCAGAACAGGATGGACTACGAGAAGCGGGTAAGGGCACAGGCCAAGAAGTTTGCCCCGACATAG